A genomic window from Salvia hispanica cultivar TCC Black 2014 chromosome 5, UniMelb_Shisp_WGS_1.0, whole genome shotgun sequence includes:
- the LOC125188044 gene encoding NADH dehydrogenase [ubiquinone] iron-sulfur protein 7, mitochondrial-like, with protein MAQLARNAARLLPQTAPFNHRAALASIHTTTTSLAAASSSTPTPYSPSLPPAGSSPPGMSKAAEFVISKVDDLMNYVRRGSIWPMTFGLACCAVEMMHTGAARYDLDRFGIIFRPSPRQSDCMIVAGTLTNKMAPALRKVYDQMPEPRWVISMGSCANGGGYYHYSYSVVRGCDRIVPVDIYVPGCPPTAEALLYGLLQLQKKINRRRDFYHWWTK; from the exons ATGGCTCAGCTAGCCAGAAATGCAGCTCGTCTACTCCCTCAAACGGCGCCGTTTAACCACCGCGCAGCCCTAGCTTCGATccacaccaccaccacctccctCGCCGCTGCTTCCTCCTCCACGCCGACGCCGTACTCGCCCTCTCTCCCGCCGGCGGGATCCTCCCCGCCGGGGATGTCCAAGGCGGCGGAATTCGTGATCTCGAAGGTCGACGATCTCATGAACTATGTCCGCCGCGGCTCCATCTGGCCGATGACGTTCGGGCTGGCCTGCTGCGCCGTGGAGATGATGCACACCGGCGCCGCGCGCTACGATTTGGATCGCTTCGGGATTATCTTCAGGCCTAGCCCTAGGCAGTCCGATTGCATGATTGTCGCCGGCACTCTCACGAATAAGATGGCCCCTGCGCTCCGCAA AGTCTATGACCAGATGCCTGAGCCACGGTGGGTGATCTCTATGGGAAGCTGTGCAAACGGTGGTGGTTACTACCACTACTCGTACTCTGTTGTCCGAGGTTGTGATAGGATTGTCCCTGTTGACATCTACGTGCCTGGCTGCCCACCCACTGCCGAGGCCCTCCTCTATGGACTACTCCAGCTGCAGAAGAAAATCAACAGGCGTAGAGATTTCTATCACTGGTGGACCAAATAA